In a genomic window of Meriones unguiculatus strain TT.TT164.6M chromosome 8, Bangor_MerUng_6.1, whole genome shotgun sequence:
- the LOC132656019 gene encoding vomeronasal secretory protein 2-like, with product MEKTKKPGQYRAFQANVLVYIYELPVMDHYIFYSESKFFGQKVYVGQLIGRDPKENPQALEEFKKFAQWKGFIPENIIVPEQRERCVPEVHSDAPKNCKSEANSASDEE from the exons atggagaaaacaaagaagcctGGCCAATACAGAGCCT TTCAGGCCAATGTACTTGTGTACATCTATGAGCTGCCAGTGATGGACCACTACATCTTCTACAGCGAAAGCAAGTTCTTTGGGCAGAAAGTCTATGTTGGACAGCTCATAG GGAGGGACCCCAAGGAAAACCCCCAGGCCCTAGAAGAGTTCAAGAAATTCGCACAGTGGAAAGGCTTCATACCAGAAAACATAATTGTGCCCGAGCAGAGAG AAAGATGTGTCCCTGAAGTTCACAGTG ATGCCCCTAAGAACTGCAAATCTGAGGCCAACTCTGCCTCTGATGAAGAGTAG